Within the Dialister hominis genome, the region CGTATGGCGGTGTCATGGATATCAATATCAGCAAGGGCGGCACTTTCGAAGGTGCTGCGGCTGTGGATAATGAGAAGATGAATATCGACAAGGATCTTGCTATGTATGCCAAGTATCCGGATTACAAAGAAAGGTTTGGCGCGCTCCTTGCCAATAAGGCCGGCAAGGTCAATGTCAGCCTGGATGAAGGATCCCAATGGAATGTGACGAAGGATTCAACAGCGTCCTCTCTGTCCATGAAGCAGGCCACTCTGAATCTTTCCGGAAAAGATGCGCCGGTAACGCTGACTACGGATGATTTCAAGAGTGAGAACGGCACGCTGGCTGTCAAAGTGACGGATGATGCGCACAGTCTCCTCAATACGAAAACAGCATCCGGCACGGTCTATGTCAGTGCCAACGGAGAAAAGGGCGTGACCCCGGCCTCCGAACTGGCCAAGACAAAGATCATGTCTTTTGATCAAGGAAGCAGTGTAACCCTTAAGGGCGTCACCACGATGACGGATGAGAGCATGTACGGCATCGTGACACCAGTCAGCCAGGATGAAAGTGCAGGCTATGTCGGAGGGAAGTATGAAGTGGATAAGAATGTTGTTTCCGATGAAGCTCTCCGTACGATAGGCGCTGTCAGAAGAGCAGGCCGCTTCATCATGGCAGGCATGGATGCGCCGCTCTATCCAGACAGCAATGATAAAAATGTATGGGCGCACTGGTCACGCGGCAATTACGGTCCGGGAGACCGGAGCGGAAGCCACAACGATCTGGCGGCTGGTGTCGATCTCTATCATACCGATCATTCCCGCGCCGGTATTTCTGTCATGCATACGAATTCCTCGCTCGACAGGACGGAAAATCTCGGCGAAGTGTCCATGAAGAAGAAATTCACCCGTGTCTTTCTTTACGGGCGTCATGACTTTGCAGGCGGACTCTACGCGGCAGGAGATGTCTTTGCCGGCGGAATCCGCATCAAGGACACCAGTCTGGTGGATATGAGCACGCGCACAGCGGGAGTCCATGCGGAAGTTGGCGTGGATGTCCCGGCAGGAAGGGGCACGATCACACCTCTTGTCCGCGCTGCTTATGCAGGCATCCGCGGATTCACGACGAAGGATGGGGAAGGATTCCCGTTCACCATGAAGGAAAGCCATTACAGCTCCTTCTCAGCCGGGCTCAAGGCGTCCCTTCCGCTCTCGCCGGTATCGCTTCTTACCGCTTATGCAGGCTGGGGCATCCGCACCGGATATGATATCGACGGCACCATGTCTGATGCGTGGAATGCGATGGACATTTCCGAAAGCGGAAAGGAACACGTCAAGACACTCGGCATCGGCTGCCGCTGTGACGTTACGCCATTTGCGCGCCTGTCCCTGTCCGCTGCCCGCGAATTCTCTTCCGGTCTTCATGACGACTGGAATTTCCAAGTCTCTGCAGCCTATAAATTCTAATTGATTTCCATGTAAAAAAGGGGCTGTGACGAAATGGTTAATCATTTTGCCACAGGCCCTTTTTCTATTGGAATATTCCATTAAAGGATTATCTAACAAATGTATTTATTGGTTCTATCTGAAAACCTCAAAACCTCGCTTTGCTCGAAAACTACTGTATTCCCCGGCTTCGCCGGGACCTTCTCCTTCGGAGCACGGTTAACACCCTTAAACCTCGCTTCGCTCGAGAAAAAGGAAAAGCAGCGTTTTAACGGATTTCGTCACAGTCTCTTTTTATTTCCTTTATTTTTCTTTCGGCATGTGTTCGCAGCCCCAGTCGCAGAGGAGCTCCAGGAAGGGGGTCATGGATTTCCCTTTTTCGGTCAGGTCGTATTCGACTTTCGGGGAAATCTGGCTGTATTCTTTGCGGCTGATGAGACCGTCGGCTTCGAGTTCTTTGAGGGAGTTTGTCAGGGAGCGGAAGGTGGCGGCTTCGAGGCGGCGTTTGAGTTCGTTGTAGCGTGTGGGGCCGTTCATCATGAGGCAGTAGATGATGCCCAGTTTGTATTTTCTCTTGATGAGGGACATGGTGTAGTGGAATCCGGTGTGCGTGATGCCGCGTTCGAATTCTTCGTGCGCAAGTTTCAGGTCCATTTGCATCGTCCTTTCTTTCCTATGATGGTACTACGCGTGAGCGGCGCGGGCAAGTACTATATTTCACTGCATACACTCTACTAAAGTAGTGTGCTGTCATAGAAATATCGTACTTGTTTAAAAGCTGGCAATGGGTCTATACTTGAAACAGAATAGCGAAGGAGGTTTTACATATGAACGAAGTCATGGATGCGCTTGTAAACCGCAGGAGTGTCAGAAAGTACAAGGCGGAGGCTGTGCCGGAAGAGCTTGTGAAGGAAATCGTGGAAGCTGGGCTGTATGCGCCAAGCGGCATGGGATACCAGAAGCCGGTGATTGTGGCGGTCACGGACAAAGAAACGCGTGATGAGCTTTCTGATCTGAACCGCAAGGCTGGCGGATGGAAGGAAGGTTTCGATCCCTTCTACGGTGCGCCGGTCGTGATTTCCGTGCTGACACCGAAGGACTGGGACAAGGGCGTCGAAGACGGAAGCCTTGCCATCGGACAGATGCTTCTTGCCGCTCATGCGCTGGGACTTGGCGGATGCTGGATCCACCGCGCGAAGGAAGTCTTCGAGACGGAAGAAGGAAAGGAAATCTTGAAGAAGGCCGGCCTTGAAGGGGAATACCTTGGCATCGGCAACCTGGTCATCGGTTATGCAGACCAACAGCCGAAGGCAGCTCCAAGAAAAGCAGGACGCGCATTTTTCATTAAATAATTTCATCATAATAAGAGCGGGAAAACCGCCATGTGGGAACAGGGAGTGAATGAAATGCTGCATAAGGTAAAAGTGACTGTCATTGATAAGAAACTGTATCCGGAACTGCAGGAAGCATACTGCATGGATCCGAAGTCGGGAGCATGCCCCTGCTACAATGTGGGCGACACGTTCATCTTCGAATGCGCTGCTGGCAAGGATGATTTCTGGCACATGGGCCTTTCCGCCCTGGTAAAGGCAGAAGGAAATCCGGACGAGGTCGCAGGCGGGCCGAAGATGCCTTTCTGCTCGGAAGCATGGGATGCGATTTCCCGCTATATCTACACGGGGCTGCAGGGCGGCTGAATCATGCGCGGCTGGATGAAGGATGAGAGGCAGATGATCTGCTGCTGCTCTGACGGCACGCGTCCGGTTATTTTCAAGATCGACCGTTTGGATTACCAGAGGGTCTCCATCAAGGGAATGGGCTGCGAGAACTGCGAGAAGAAAATCCGCGCTGCTTTCGAAGCGCTCCCGGGCGTGAAGGAAGTCACCGCTTCTCATGAAACAGGCGTGGCTGAAGTATTCCTCGAAGCAGGCGTTCCTGAAAAGACAGAGGGCATGTACGAAAAAGCCCTCTCCGGCATCGAAGGCTACGAAGTCACAGGAGTCGAAGAATAATTATATATAAGGTAAGAGAGGAGCTGCGGGATGAGCGATCATTTCCGCGGCTCCTTTTCGCTTGCAAACAAGACTCCGCATGCTCTTTCATCTTCGAAAAGTATAAATATAGATACGATAGTTACAATTTTGGAAACGATTTTACTATTCGAAAATTTGCTTTTCCTGTATACTGAGAACATCAAATTTGAACTGACCCCATGGGTCTTATCGTATATAGGAGGAAGAAATATGGAAAAGAAATTGAATCATTTACTGGCTGATCTCGTGGTGGAATATCATAAGCTGCAGAGCTTCCACTGGTACCTGAAGGGTTACCACTTCTTCGATGATCATGCAAAGCTGGAAGAATATTACGACGCTATCGCTGAAGCAGTCGACACCGTCGCTGAAGATATGCTGATGCTTGGCTTCAAGCCGGAAAGCACGATGAAAGGCTTCCTTTCGATCTCTTCTATCGAAGAAGCAAAGAATCAGGAAGTGACTTCTGTAGAAGCTTATGAAGCTGTCCTTGCAGATTTCAAGTATCTCCTGGATGAAGTCAAGGGCGTCAAGGCAGCTGCTGATGAAAGCGGCGATTACCTCACATCTACCAAGATGGATGATTACATCGAATTTTTCTCCAAGGCCATCTGGATGGTTGGACAGGAAGTCAGATAATCCAAATAAACTTAGTTAACAAGAGAGCGGCCCTTCGGGGCCGCTCCTTTCTATTTCCGGATACTGTCATAATATGCAGTGATTTCCACTGCTCTTTGTGACAGTGCTTATTTATAAATGAGAATAGTAAGAAATTCTTCAATATATGGACGATTGTTACAAACCAAAGGAGGAATTTGCTATTTTCTCTGCTTGCTTTGACCTATACTATACACAGATCGAAGGAGAGACCTCCCCGAGAGGGAGCGTCTTCCAAATATCCATCGTATGGTAAGGAGGAACAAAAAATGGAAAAGGAATTAAATAAATTACTTGCTGATCTGGTTGTTGAGTATCACAAGCTGCAGAGCTTCCACTGGTACCTGAAAGGTTATCACTTCTTTGATGATCACAAGAAATTCGAAGAATACTACGGAGACATTGCAGACGCTGTCGACGGCGTTGCCGAAAACATGCTGAAGCTTGGCCTCAAGCCGGAAAGCACGATGAAAGGTTTCATGGCACTCTCCACAATTGAAGAAGCCAAGAACAAGGAAGTCACTTCTGAAGAAGCGTATGAAATCATCCTGAAGGATTTCAAACAGCTGCTTGATGAAGTCAAATCCGTCAAAGCTCTGGCAGAGAAGGATGATGTCTATGTCACCTCGAACCTGATGGATGACTACATCGAACTCTTCTCGAAGGCTGAATGGATGGTCGGCGAAGAAACCAAGAAGCCGCATTTCCCTGGTCAGGATGCCTGAAGCGGCAAATCGACGCAAAACAGAATAATTTTGCAAATATAATCAATAAAGTATGATTGAGTAAAAATGAGAGTTCCTGTCGGAACCGGTGAAATTGAGATCGGCTCTGATGGATGAATCTCAGAATTGAATACGATAGTTATAAAATAAAAGATGATATTACTATCGAAGAAATTCGATTAGCGATACAATATATACAGATCAAGAGAGAGACCGGAAAGGTTTCCAAGGATACATGTTATAAGGAGGAAATTTATTATGGAAAAAGAATTAAATAAACTGCTTGCTGATCTTGTTGTGGAATATCATAAACTGCAGAGTTTCCACTGGTACCTGAAAGGTTATCATTTCTTCGATGACCATGCAAAACTTGAAGAATACTACGACTCCGTTGCTGAAGCTGTCGACGGCGTTGCTGAAAACATGCTGAAGCTTGGACTCAAGCCGGAAAGCACCATGAAAGGTTTCCTGGCACTGTCTTCCATCGAAGAAGCCAAGAACAAGGAAGTCACTTCCGAAGAAGCTTACACCGAAGTTCTGAAGGACTTCAAGTACCTGCTTGATGAAGTTAAATCCGTCAAGGCTCTCGCTGAAAAGGACAACGTTTATGTCACTTCCAACCTGATGGATGACTACATCGAAATGTTCTACAAAGCTAACTGGATGGTTGGCCAGGTTCTTAAGAAATAATAAGGGCACGAACCCGAAACATACGGAAAGACATACTATATAAGGAGGAAATTTATTATGGAAAAAGAATTAAATAAACTGCTTGCTGATCTTGTTGTGGAATATCATAAACTGCAGAGCTTCCACTGGTACCTGAAAGGTTATCATTTCTTCGATGACCATGCAAAACTCGAAGAATACTATGATGAAGTCGCTGAGATTGTCGACGGCGTCGCTGAAAACATGCTGAAGCTCGGCCTCAAACCGGAAAGCACCATGAAAGGCTTCCTGGCACTCTCTTCCATCGAAGAAGCCAAAAACAAGGAAGTCACCTCTGAAGAAGCTTATGAAAGCGTTCTGAAAGACTTCAAGTACCTCCTGGACGAAGTCAAATCCGTCAAAGCTCTGGCAGACAAGGATGATGTCTATGTCACCTCGAACCTGATGGATGACTACATCGAATTCTTCTCCAAAGCTAACTGGATGGTTGGCCAGGAAATAAAGAGACCACACTTCCCGGGACAGGACAATAAATAAGGAGTCCCAGGGACTTTCAATACTTACTTGACGGAATGAAATCCGCCAAGGCTATCGCAGGGAAAGACAATGCAGCATGGGAAACCTGATGGCTGCATGGAACTCTTCTCCAAAGAAAACTAGATGGTTGGTCAGGAACTGAAGTTACCTTCGGCTCCTGACTGGCTATAGCATCATCTCCCAATCCAATACGATCGAAAAAAGCGGCGCCCGCAAGGGTACCGCTTTTTTCGTGGGAAGGAAAGAAATGAAAGGAAATCAGGACTCAGTACAGCGAAGTTACTATCCGCCCGCGTCGTAGCGGAGGACTTTGACCTGCCCCAGCGGGGAAGAATGCCTTTGACCTTGCCCTGGAAGGGAAGGTGCCCGACCTTAAATTCTGATGTCGGGCAGATGAGTTGCATTTCTTCAGCCGCTAGGCTGGTTTTATGGTTTTTTAGAAAATGCATTTTCTAAAGTTGCCGGGAAAGGGGTGCAGTATTCATCGTACTTAAAAATCTAAAAAGGTTCCTCGAGCATCGCTCGGTTTTATGGTTTTCTCCCCCACGCAAAAGTCGCAGGAATGACTGCTCATTCCTGCGGCTCTCTTTTTACTCTTTTATTTCTTCTTGTTCTTTTCCCTTGCGACGAGGATGGGATCGCCTCCGAGGCCCCAGTTGTCGAGGTCTACTTCGTCGATGACGACGACGGTGCTGGCCGGGTTCTTGTGAAGAACATTGACGAGAAGGTCAGTGGCGCCTTTGATGAGGGCGGCTTTCTGTTCCTTTGTGATGTTGCCTTCCTTTGTAATTTTAATGTTGACGTATGGCATAGTTTGCCTCCTTCCACTGGAAGAAAAAAGGAAATGTTCTGCCTTTATTTTATCGTAAGAACGGTTTTCGGGAAAGGGGAGGAGCGGGAATTGAAAACTTTTCTATTTCTTTACAGAAGTACATGAATTATCAAGATTATCAGAGAATCCTCTCATTTTTAATCGATAATTTGCTAAGTTTATACAAAAGTTTATCAGAACTCTTGCATGAACCTTTTTCAGTAGTAAATGCAATGATTCCTATTTTTGAGAGGAGAATAAAATGAAAAAGAATTTCCTGAAGGCTGCTGTCATGACGCTTGTGGCTGGCGGAGCAATTTTCGGAACCGCTATGGTATCCGATGCTGCGAATGTCCGGATCCTTCCGGTCGACACCGCTAAATTCTGGGCTGGCGCCCGTTTTGATTTCGACGTAGAGGTTTCCGGAGCTAAGAATCTGGAGAATGTCAAAGTCGATATCAATGGCGTACTGGCTGACAAGTTCTTCGGCAAGAACGCTGTCCAGAAGACCCTTGATAACGGTGTCGTTTCCTACCGCATCGATCAGGTCAGCTTCCCGAAGACTGGTGACATCACTGTCACTGCCAGCGCTAATGACAATGGCGTCGTTTCCACCTCCACAGCCAAGTACAAGGTTGTGAATGAAAAGGCTGTGAAACGCGCAAAGAACGTCATCCTTTTCATCGGCGACGGAATGTCGCTGCAGGCCAGAGAAATCGCCCGCATCCTTTCCAAAGGCATGACAAACGGCAAGTACAATGACCTTCTGGCTATGGAAAAACTCGACCATAATGCAGTCATCACCACTTCCGGCTACGACTCCCTCGTCACCGACAGTGCGAACTCCGCATCCGCTTATGCGACCGGACACAAGTCCGTAGTCAACGCTATGGGCGTTTACGAAGACTCCACCAAGGATCCGCTCGATGATCCAAAGGTAGAAAACCTTTCTGAAATTCTGAAGCGTACACGCGGCATGTCCATCGGCATCATCACCCAGGCTGAATCCACCGATGCTACCCCGGCAGCTATGGTCGGACATACCAGAAGAAGAGCAAACCAGGATTTCCTGGCTAAGAGCTACCTCGACGACAACCATCGTCCGGATGTCATCATGGGCGGCGGCTCTGCCCGCTACCTCCCGTCCTCCGTACCGGGATCCAAGAGAAAAGACAATGACAACATCATCCAGGACTTCAAGGACAAGGGCTACATCTTCGTTTCCACTTCCAAGGAAATGATGGCAGCTCCGTCCGATAAGCCGCTCCTCGGCCTCTTCCACACCGGCACGATGAACGTTTACATCGACCGTGAAATGCTGAAGAACCCGAAGGTCCTGAAGGGCTTCACCGATCAGCCGAACCTCATGAATATGACGAAGAAATCTCTCGACATCCTCTCCAAGAATCCGAACGGCTTCTTCGCTATGATCGAAGGCGCATCCATCGACAAGCATCTCCATGTCATGGACTGGCAGCGTGCGGCTTACGATACGATTGAATTCGACAAGTCCATCGAATACGCTGAAAACTGGGCTAAGGAACATGGCAATGATACCCTGATCATCGTCGTAGCTGACCATGCACACGGCATTTCCATCAGCGGCACCTACCATGAAAGAGACGGCAAGAAGGGTCCGGAAGCAGTCCGCGTTTACGCGAAGTCCATATTCCCGACCTTCAAGGATGCCGATCATGACGGATTCCCGGATAATCCGGATCCGGATGTAACGCTTGCTGTACAGTATGCAAACCATCCTGAATACTATGAAAACTACCACTTCATGAAGACACCGACCCCGCCGGCACTCTCCGTCACCGAGACAAAAGAGGAAGCATCCAAAGTCGGCGACAAGATCGAATACCATCAGGTATCTTCCGCTTCTTCCAAGGCAAATCCGGCCCGCATCCACCCAGGCGATCCGGAAGTCCTCATGCCGGCCAACACACCGAAGGACGATGCACAGGAAGCGCATGCAGCTGATGACGTTCTCCTCAATGCAGGCGGACCTGGCTCCGAATATTTCCACGGCACCATGGATAATACAGAAGTCTTCTTCGGCATCCTGAGAGCTCTCGGAATCAACGGCAATAAGAAATGAGAAGACTCGTCCTTCTCCTCTTGACTACGCTCCTGGCGCTCTTTTCCGGATGGACAGCCCGTGCTGAAAACCTGGATTTCTCTGAAATCTATTCCGGATACTCCGCCGAAGGCCTCACCTTCTCGGACAAGACGCAGAGCCTTGCCGGAGGCGAGGTGACAATATCCGGATACATGGCGCCGCCTTTGACGCCGACCATCCGGTTCTTCGTTCTGACGGAAGTCCCCATGTCCGTCTGCCCGTTCTGCTCGAGCGATGCGGACTGGCCGGACAATATCATCGTGGTCAAGGTAGACGACCCTGTGACGGCGCTGCCCTATGACAGCCCGATCACGGTGTCTGGTACACTGGAAATCGGCAGTGAAACGGATCCGGAGACAGGCTTCGTCAGCCAGCTCCGCATCCACGCTGATTCCATCAGTGGCTAGAAAGGAGGCCCACTTGATCGAAGTAAGGAATCTCATATGCGAATTTCCTGACGGCGACGGCCGCGTGATCCGTGCGCTCGACGTCCCGTCCTTCACTCTGGAAGACGGCGGCGCCATGGCGCTCATCGGCCCTTCGGGGAGCGGGAAGACGACGCTTCTTCACTGCCTCTCCGGGCTCATGACGCCGACAAAGGGCACGGTCATCGTTTCCGGAGCCGATCTCACGCAGATGACAAGGCAGGAGAAATGCCGTTTCCGCGCGCAGAAGGTGGGGTACGTCTTTCAGAAGTCCCTCATCCTTCCTTATCTGACGGTAGCGGAAAATATCCGCCTTTCCGCAAGGCTCGCCGGTTGGGACCTCATGCAGGACGAACTGGACGGGCTCCTTGAGAGCGTCGGGCTTTCCGGCAAAGGAAACCGGCGTCCGGAGCACCTTTCCGGCGGCGAGCAGCAGAGGGTTTCCTTCCTGCGTGCCGTGGCAAGGCATCCGTCGCTTCTTCTTGCTGATGAACCGACATCGGGACTCGACCGCGAGAACGGGAAAATACTGATGAACCTTATGCTGGATTACCAGAGGCGGACGAAGTGCATGCTCCTCTGCGCAACCCACGATCCGGAAGTCCAGGCACTCTTTGAAAATCAGTATTTCATGAAGAGGGGGAATGCATGATGACAGTTTCTTTGCGGGATTTCTTCATACGCCCTGTGGGCACAGTCATTTTCGCAGCGCTGATCCTCGCGCTCCTCTTCGTCGTCAGAAATAATGAAGCCCGCGCCCTCTTTGCCGAACGGTTCGGTGAAAGGAGGACGGATGATTAATCTCGCCTTTTACTCCCTTTTCCGAAGACCCCTAAGGCAGTTTCTCCTCTTCCTTTTGATAGCGCTTTCAGCAGCCGTGCCCGTTTTTCTCCTGCAGGTGACAGACGGGCTCTATGAGGGCATCAACCATTCCGTCCGGCCGTTTCCCATTCTCGTCGGGGCCAAGGGATCCTCGTACCAGCTTGTGCTGAATACGGTCTTCCTTCGCGACCGGCCGATAGGAAATATTCCTTACACGGAAATGGATAAGCTTGAAGACTCTGGCAAGGTGCAGGCGGTCTATCCGCTCGCCTTCGGGGACAATTACAGGGGCTTCCGTATCGTCGGAACGGATGAGGCCATTTTCTCCTACAAGCCGGACAAGACCAGCGCGCCATGGCTTTCCATCGCGGAAGGCAAGGGCTTCGGGGAAGAAGGGGCCGCTGTCATCGGAAGCGAGACAGTACGCCTTGCAGGACTCAAGATCGGCGATACATTCCATTCTATCCACGGCCTTGCCGACAAGGGAAAGGAGCACAACCACGCATTCAAGGTGGTAGGCATCCTCGCTCCCTGCGGCGGCCCGTATGATACGGCGATTTTCGTCGACATCCATGAAGTATGGGAAGAACACGGAATCACCACGGCAGACAAA harbors:
- a CDS encoding winged helix-turn-helix transcriptional regulator, yielding MDLKLAHEEFERGITHTGFHYTMSLIKRKYKLGIIYCLMMNGPTRYNELKRRLEAATFRSLTNSLKELEADGLISRKEYSQISPKVEYDLTEKGKSMTPFLELLCDWGCEHMPKEK
- a CDS encoding nitroreductase family protein; its protein translation is MNEVMDALVNRRSVRKYKAEAVPEELVKEIVEAGLYAPSGMGYQKPVIVAVTDKETRDELSDLNRKAGGWKEGFDPFYGAPVVISVLTPKDWDKGVEDGSLAIGQMLLAAHALGLGGCWIHRAKEVFETEEGKEILKKAGLEGEYLGIGNLVIGYADQQPKAAPRKAGRAFFIK
- a CDS encoding heavy-metal-associated domain-containing protein; this encodes MGCENCEKKIRAAFEALPGVKEVTASHETGVAEVFLEAGVPEKTEGMYEKALSGIEGYEVTGVEE
- a CDS encoding Dps family protein, with the protein product MEKKLNHLLADLVVEYHKLQSFHWYLKGYHFFDDHAKLEEYYDAIAEAVDTVAEDMLMLGFKPESTMKGFLSISSIEEAKNQEVTSVEAYEAVLADFKYLLDEVKGVKAAADESGDYLTSTKMDDYIEFFSKAIWMVGQEVR
- a CDS encoding Dps family protein, producing the protein MEKELNKLLADLVVEYHKLQSFHWYLKGYHFFDDHKKFEEYYGDIADAVDGVAENMLKLGLKPESTMKGFMALSTIEEAKNKEVTSEEAYEIILKDFKQLLDEVKSVKALAEKDDVYVTSNLMDDYIELFSKAEWMVGEETKKPHFPGQDA
- a CDS encoding Dps family protein, with the protein product MEKELNKLLADLVVEYHKLQSFHWYLKGYHFFDDHAKLEEYYDSVAEAVDGVAENMLKLGLKPESTMKGFLALSSIEEAKNKEVTSEEAYTEVLKDFKYLLDEVKSVKALAEKDNVYVTSNLMDDYIEMFYKANWMVGQVLKK
- a CDS encoding Dps family protein, whose product is MEKELNKLLADLVVEYHKLQSFHWYLKGYHFFDDHAKLEEYYDEVAEIVDGVAENMLKLGLKPESTMKGFLALSSIEEAKNKEVTSEEAYESVLKDFKYLLDEVKSVKALADKDDVYVTSNLMDDYIEFFSKANWMVGQEIKRPHFPGQDNK
- a CDS encoding tautomerase family protein gives rise to the protein MPYVNIKITKEGNITKEQKAALIKGATDLLVNVLHKNPASTVVVIDEVDLDNWGLGGDPILVAREKNKKK
- a CDS encoding alkaline phosphatase: MKKNFLKAAVMTLVAGGAIFGTAMVSDAANVRILPVDTAKFWAGARFDFDVEVSGAKNLENVKVDINGVLADKFFGKNAVQKTLDNGVVSYRIDQVSFPKTGDITVTASANDNGVVSTSTAKYKVVNEKAVKRAKNVILFIGDGMSLQAREIARILSKGMTNGKYNDLLAMEKLDHNAVITTSGYDSLVTDSANSASAYATGHKSVVNAMGVYEDSTKDPLDDPKVENLSEILKRTRGMSIGIITQAESTDATPAAMVGHTRRRANQDFLAKSYLDDNHRPDVIMGGGSARYLPSSVPGSKRKDNDNIIQDFKDKGYIFVSTSKEMMAAPSDKPLLGLFHTGTMNVYIDREMLKNPKVLKGFTDQPNLMNMTKKSLDILSKNPNGFFAMIEGASIDKHLHVMDWQRAAYDTIEFDKSIEYAENWAKEHGNDTLIIVVADHAHGISISGTYHERDGKKGPEAVRVYAKSIFPTFKDADHDGFPDNPDPDVTLAVQYANHPEYYENYHFMKTPTPPALSVTETKEEASKVGDKIEYHQVSSASSKANPARIHPGDPEVLMPANTPKDDAQEAHAADDVLLNAGGPGSEYFHGTMDNTEVFFGILRALGINGNKK
- a CDS encoding ABC transporter ATP-binding protein, giving the protein MIEVRNLICEFPDGDGRVIRALDVPSFTLEDGGAMALIGPSGSGKTTLLHCLSGLMTPTKGTVIVSGADLTQMTRQEKCRFRAQKVGYVFQKSLILPYLTVAENIRLSARLAGWDLMQDELDGLLESVGLSGKGNRRPEHLSGGEQQRVSFLRAVARHPSLLLADEPTSGLDRENGKILMNLMLDYQRRTKCMLLCATHDPEVQALFENQYFMKRGNA
- a CDS encoding ABC transporter permease translates to MINLAFYSLFRRPLRQFLLFLLIALSAAVPVFLLQVTDGLYEGINHSVRPFPILVGAKGSSYQLVLNTVFLRDRPIGNIPYTEMDKLEDSGKVQAVYPLAFGDNYRGFRIVGTDEAIFSYKPDKTSAPWLSIAEGKGFGEEGAAVIGSETVRLAGLKIGDTFHSIHGLADKGKEHNHAFKVVGILAPCGGPYDTAIFVDIHEVWEEHGITTADKQEVTAILTVPKGYREAMQLLSAYQKNHDVQMVFPSQNVIQLYSMVGQTRHFWTVRVVSLIGISLMITLLVMYWSGLGRMPELALLQALGAGKQQIITMLLAEEGMLLLFGTVCGWLLAYGAFLLTASAIQGNAAIVLETAPDWRGLLTIPVMTILGTLAGLIPAGMIGRKDVSEYL